A portion of the Microbacterium hominis genome contains these proteins:
- a CDS encoding cold-shock protein encodes MATGTVKWFNSEKGYGFIAPDDGSADLFAHFSAITGEGFKELRETQKVEFDAERGPKGMQAANIRPL; translated from the coding sequence ATGGCCACTGGCACCGTGAAATGGTTCAACTCCGAGAAGGGCTACGGCTTCATCGCACCCGATGACGGCTCGGCCGACCTGTTCGCGCACTTCAGCGCGATCACTGGCGAGGGCTTCAAGGAGCTCCGCGAGACGCAGAAGGTCGAATTCGACGCCGAGCGTGGCCCCAAGGGCATGCAGGCCGCGAACATCCGGCCCCTCTGA